The genomic interval CGCCAATTTCCTTTTGCAGAAAATACCAAATATGTTTACAGCCAAATATGGAGATGGTCTGCAAAATCCTTTCTTCATGAACCTTCCAAATCAAACTCAATGGAAAGTGATTTGGGAAAATGAAAGCGGTGAGATTTTGCTGAAAGAGGGGTGGAATGAATTTACGGAACATCATTCCTTGGACCACGgagattttgttttctttgaataCGTAGGAACAGATCAGATCAATGTAAATATATGTAAACAAAGTGGAGTAGAAATGGACTATCCACACGAAGAAGAGAACCCTGAACAAATAGGAGGTAAGGATTCATTGTttgtttgctttgttatctttatatttatttcatctCAGAAAATTTCAGATTCTTCACAAAACATGTCGTTGACTGGTTTAGTACGTGAATTTTATTCCAAAGGTGAGAGGTCTGTTCAAAGAACTTCATCTCTGAAGCAGCCAAATGAAACCAGGGCAAGAGAAGTAGCATGCAATTTCATTTCATGCAATCCCTTTTTCACTGTTGTCATCACACCTTCTCATGTCATGGAATATCGGATGGTGGGTAAATCTTAAACACATGTTGATTTAGTGTTTGGTTCTGCTCTACATTCAAActcttacaataaaaatatatcttatgcAGAACGTACCAGATCTAGAAGGCATTATTGAAAAGAAGGAGTACGTGGTGCTGCAGCGTGGGGAAACATCGTGGAGAAAAAGGATGTTATTTAATAATGCTCGTTATAGATTCGGTGCTGGTATTCGTCTGTTTCTTACGGAAAATGAATTGAAGGAAGGAgatatttgtatatttgaattgattaacaaggataattgtatttttaaagtttatgttttttagaGAGACAACTAATAGGTCTGCATGAAGGAAAAAGATATTGTAGTATTAGACATTTAAAATTTACTGTTATGTTTAGGATTAGGATGAAAGTGCATTAGAGCTTGAGCTAGAACAGTTNNNNNNNNNNNNNNNNNNNNNNNNNNNNNNNNNNNNNNNNNNNNNNNNNNNNNNNNNNNNNNNNNNNNNNNNNNNNNNNNNNNNNNNNNNNNNNNNNNNNNNNNNNNNNNNNNNNNNNNNNNNNNNNNNNNNNNNNNNNNNNNNNNNNNNNNNNNNNNNNNNNNNNNNNNNNNNNNNNNNNNNNNNNNNNNNNNNNNNNNNNNNNNNNNNNNNNNNNNNNNNNNNNNNNNNNNNNNNNNNNNNNNNNNNNNNNNNNNNNNNNNNNNNNNNNNNNNNNNNNNNNNNNNNNNNNNNNNNNNNNNNNNNNNNNNNNNNNNNNNNNNNNNNNNNNNNNNNNNNNNNNNNNNNNNNNNNNNNNNNNNNNNNNNNNNNNNNNNNNNNNNNNNNNNNNNNNNNNNNNNNNNNNNNNNNNNNNNNNNNNNNNNNNNNNNNNNNNNNNNNNNNNNNNNNNNNNNNNNNNNNNNNNNNNNNNNNNNNNNNNNNNNNNNNNNNNNNNNNNNTTTTAAAAacctgcaggggaatatgccgcggttgtgacctgaaccgcgacatatagtgtttcgttttaattttttttttttaaaaaagagacaTATGGtcgcggttcttgcactaaccgcggcctataacAGGGTCTTAtgccgcggttgaaccgcgacatatagtggacaatttttttttttaaaaaaaggatttaggcagcggttcaTTGGACAACCGCGGCATGTTATgaaacttatataccgcggttgtaaccgcgacctaaagtctttgacttactactgcggctgaatatgccgcggttcgtaaactgcgacctatagtgaaaaataatcgcggtaaaagcccctcgctgcaTTAGTGTTTGTTGCATTTGAATTGATGATGATTTGCTTGTAGTAAACTTTACCCTCTGTTACAGTGGCAAATGCTTTGAATGTGACTTACTTTctgagaaatataatataattctaGTCTTCCTTGCCTAGGAAGTATAGACACTGTTGTATCCTTTAATTGTTATTTCTTCAACTATTGTACTATTATAGGTCATATTGTGTCTACaatgaataataatactttttaacaGTTGAGGGATAATTTGTCAACCCTCCAAACTGGTTAAGAATTGTTAGAGGTAAACTAGTTGATTTTCGTAAACTTCATGGGGAGACTCCACAACCCTCTACTTCCACTTTCTAACACAATGTAGCCTGTAAGTAAATGTAGCCCCCAGCGATTCATCTACACAGACACCTAgtatgatgttttgttttgtattttcttttttgaaattgtttttttaacgTGCTTGTGTCATGTTGAATTGAAGGAAGCAATGGGGGCCGAGGTAGTTTGATGCTGGTTTCTTGGGCTAATGTGTTTATGTTCCCATAATGATAGGAACTGTTTTCCTAAGCAATGCAATATTCTTCTTACATTTCCTTTGTATTCTGGTTGAGTGAAATAAAAATCCCTTTTTGTGCTGGAATTTACTCTTTAGTTGCATACTAGTTTCTGAATTTTAAATGTGGATGAGCTTGTGACTCAAATTTTGAAGTTCAATCAAAGTTGTTCAAGTAGTTTCTGAAAAGAGGCTCTTACATTAGTTTCTCATTATTTGATTGCAAACCAAACAAGTTTCTAAAAAGAACTATGGTTGTTCTTTCTTTCACCTTAACAATTTTTACCTTTCGGATGGTCTAATATGAAATGTTAAAACGATGTTCTGGTTGGTGAGATAAGAAATTTTTGGGTGGAGGAAGTAACTATATGAGACTATTGTTGGGTAGCAGGAACAAAACACTTAAGTATAggttaagtattttaaaattatagaaaattattatcttaattaaatGATACTTTTGTTCTAGTGTGAGcaattcaaattttgtatacatctctaaatattgataattttatttaaagttgttgAAATTTAACTTAGACATCAAGCATAGATAGTGaatgaaataagttttttagTGGTTTGAACTTGTAAAGATAGTATGCAAAATGTTCTTATTAACATAGTTTAAGAGagtaaacatatttttcttttttaacttttcaaaaaaaatttaaagataaaaccgttcttcttttaattttaaaaaatgtctttAGAGGATAAAACTATAATAGaactttaaaacaaataatattatatatgcaatcttaacaactttattttaatagatattatattttttaatttttagtagaACAAATAATCCGTTTacaaattcatataatataaaGGGATtgtaaacaaaagaaaatattatctagatatataggtataaataaaaactattaaaaaacaGGTTAAGAGAGAATATAATGTTGAGAGTATAaagaaggtttaatacctatttttgtttctcttgagtttgttcaaaatggttcttcattttttaaaaagttcactaaaatcctactttttgtaaaaataataataataataataataataataataataataataataatattaataatcataataataaaaataatcataatcataataataaaaataataatagtcataatcataataatgaaaatcataataataatcataattatcataataataataaaaacaataataataataataatcaaaataataaaacaataatgataataacaataataataataacaataacaatcaataataataaaaataataataatagtaatcatattaataataataataacaataaaaataataataataataataatattaataataatcatattcatATTAGTCATAATAATAATcagaataataacaataataataataNNNNNNNNNNNNNNNNNNNNNNNNNNNNNNNNNNNNNNNNNNNNNNNNNNNNNNNNNNNNNNNNNNNNNNNNNNNNNNNNNNNNNNNNNNNNNNNNNNNNNNNNNNNNNNNNNNNNNNNNNNNNNNNNNNNNNNNNNNNNNNNNNNNNNNNNNNNNNNNNNNNNNNNNNNNNNNNNNNNNNNNNNNNNNNNNNNNNNNNNNNNNNNNNNNNNNNNNNNNNNNNNNNNNNNNNNNNNNNNNNNNNNNNNNNNNNNNNNNNNNNNNNNNNNNNNNNNNNNNNNNNNNNNNNNNNNNNNNNNNNNNNNNNNNNNNNNNNNNNNNNNNNNNNNNNNNNNNNNNNNNNNNNNNNNNNNNNNNNNNNNNNNNNNNNNNNNNNNNNNNNNNNNNNNNNNNNNNNNNNNNNNNNNNNNNNNNNNNNNNNNNNNNNNNNNNNNNNNNNNNNNNNNNNNNNNNNNNNNNNNNNNNNNNNNNNNNNNNNNNNNNNNNNNNNNNNNNNNNNNNNNNNNNNNNNNNNNNNNNNNNNNNNNNNNNNNNNNNNNNNNNNNNNNNNNNNNNNNNNNNNNNNNNNNNNNNNNNNNNNNNNNNNNNNNNNNNNNNNNNNNNNNNNNNNNNNNNNNNNNNNNNNNNNNNNNNNNNNNNNNNNNNNNNNNNNNNNNNNNNNNNNNNNNNNNNNNNNNNNNNNNNNNNNNNNNNNNNNNNNNNNNNNNNNNNNNNNNNNNNNNNNNNNNNNNNNNNNNNNNNNNNNNNNNNNNNNAtaataataagaacaaaaataataacaataataataataaatgtaataataataataataatataattaataataataataataaaaataataatcataatattaataataataataaaaaaaatcataataataataacaaaataataataataataataataataataaatataataataataataataataacaataataataaatataataatgaaaatcataACAAGTAAGTCCTTTTTGTTAACCGCGGAAcgctaacggcagagctgccaacAGGttattatgtgttaaaaaaaattattaattgtaacatgaaaatataataaaattagagttataattaaaattaaaattagggtAATTGGGGTAATTAGGCAAAGTGATTTTCGTCATATGCAATTGGGATTTCTTTGTGATTGGGATTGAGATTTCTTGGCGATCTCATCACCATCTCCGATTCTAGGGTTCTAGATTCTCTCCTTCTCGCGTTCTCTCTGTTTTGCCACCTTCGATTCTAGTGTAGACCCAGTTGGTGTTGTTTGTTGTCACGAAGCGCGGAGAAGGGCGGTAAAAGAGAGAGATATATGTGCATATTTTACGATGTGATTTTACCCATCTGGagagtatttgatttctatgccatgttgaattttctttgatatttgttttgttACGGTTGGCAGGTGCAAAGGCCTTTAAGAGATGAAAATTTGTTAACTTGAATTGCTGTAGGTTAATTTGAAATCCAACTTGCTACTTCCATCATCAGAAGCTCACAGGTTCGATCCTTATTTTTCCTcggaaaatgatgatgatgtttgaGGAGATGGGGTTTTGTAATGATTTGGACACGATGT from Vigna radiata var. radiata cultivar VC1973A chromosome 9, Vradiata_ver6, whole genome shotgun sequence carries:
- the LOC106773422 gene encoding B3 domain-containing protein At4g01580-like, whose product is MASETQRAPMLPISFFKVILRTNLQTVKIPNMFTAKYGDGLQNPFFMNLPNQTQWKVIWENESGEILLKEGWNEFTEHHSLDHGDFVFFEYVGTDQINVNICKQSGVEMDYPHEEENPEQIGGERSVQRTSSLKQPNETRAREVACNFISCNPFFTVVITPSHVMEYRMNVPDLEGIIEKKEYVVLQRGETSWRKRMLFNNARYRFGAGLG